CGAGTGACACAACAGAAGGGCATAAGACAACTCGTTATACTATCCTATGGTGAAATACGCTCCGACATCAAGGAAGTACTGAGTGAGTATGATGGAGTGGCAGAAGCTGTCAATGGAATTGCGTCAAGCCTGAAAGGAACAGGAATAAGACATGTCACATGGAATATAGCTGGTGTCGCAGGAACAACATGTTGACAATGTACGGAATCACCTATACACAATACTTAAGAGTTCTTCAGTGCAAGTGAACATCGTTCCACATTATTCAATTGAAACTTTAATAACAATGCTCCGCCAGTGTCATGTGTGTCTTCTTCCACAAAGTAAGGTGAACTATGGTTTTTTTGGCCTAGAGGGCATAGCAGTGGGTGTGCCTACTTACCTGAATGGACAATCGCAACTCGGTTACTACATTAGTGACTCCTTCAAAGATGACTGCAATCAAGTCTAGTTGAAGGTGGCATGGCATGGGGTGAAAAGGTAATGCAAGTAGCAACCAATGGGATGGAATACGAGCGTGCTAGTAAGCTAAAGGATAGGTTTACCAAAAGCGGGGAGATAGAAAAGAGCTATGCAAGAATAGCTACTTTGTTCACTGAAGAGTCAACAGCTACTGAAGGTACGTAAGATTCAGTGCCATTAGATGAACTTAAagttttattatatatattcataCACCTGAAAGAGGAACATAAGACCAGACTATCTTTCAGGAAAATgtattgacaataattttgcaaaGAAGTATTTGCCTCCTCTTTAATTTCAAAGTTAGAATTATGtaatatattgtattatagtagGGAACTCTTTGTTCAATAAATACCTTTATATTTTACTTTGTTCATTAGGTCTTGATGCAGTTATTGCGTTTGATGCCGATGATTTTCTCCTGCATCGACAAAAACTGATGGATCAGATAAAGGCGCTATCAAGCAGAATCCAATTGATGAATCCAGGATTGAGACGATAAAGAAAAGTGTACAAGAAATAGATGATGCAGTGCAAAGATGTATAGAGCTGTTTGATGTAAATGCAATGAGAGTAGCAACTGATGACAGCAAGGAAGTCAGCATAATAATCGAAAAGAAAAAGCTGGGGCCCCACAATATCAAATCTATATATGGCAGTTCCCTTGGAATGTGGTCGATTTCCTGGGCATACTCTATCTCtacagattcaagtcagccTGTCACAATGGTAGATTTGCCAAGGCATTTGAACCATTGCTGATAACTGATGAGATGAGAGAGTTGGTTAAGAGATTCAACATTCCACTGAAACTCAAAGCCACCTATGACCAGGAACAGTTTGATGCGATTGATGACTTTTTCTGCCAAAGTAAGTTTCAAACAACGAGCGTGATTACATAATAATGTGCAACAGCACACTGCAAACTGACTTTAAATTTAGCCAGTCAATTTTAAACCCAACCCCAAGTTCATATTACACAATCAACAAACCAGGGAAGAATGAttatcaggtgcagccaacgaacaatgcacttttaaaggggtccttactatgataagatatattgtgtatGACAAGCAATGTGaattgactaattttaagtcaagagggtagttaattagctgttcataatttgccctcccactaaaaatttttcgacctaccctcccgcactcaaacttcattttaccCACttcccacttatttttgccgttttcccctccccactgtgaagttttgaagctcccctgccttgtggcgaaaaaaacttgccgattaaCCCTGCCCTTGAAAAACTTCCcctcaaattttgtcattccatttcccctgcagacataaaaagttataagtacttgccctgtgtccccatccccggaaacaccatggctcaacttccccatccccgttttaaaagtagcttcccctctcctcgtttttcgtcaagccctgtcccccaggacaatcgaaccgatatctgccctgccctacaaagaaaactaaaatttgctcccctgtcaCTTAAAAACATGTCTGAGCCCTagcgaaaataaaatttcccctgccctcaaaactTGCTCCTGGAACAGCTTTTTTGATGAacagctccgttggctgcacctggattatcgtacaatttgcgTTGCAGTTTATATTGGGGTTTATTTCACTACAGCTAAAATCTCTactatgataataatgataaaagaATAAAACGCTGTTTTACAGTAATTAAAACTAATAGCAGTATTACTGGAAAATAATTTCCAGGCGCAAAATCTAAAGTTCATCCACCATAATAAAGTTCCAGATAATTCTAAAATGGCTGTTGTCTGGTTCATTCACTTAGCTATTGTCCGATAGTTGTACAATGGTTTCTTCTTGAGTTGTAGCTCAATGTCCGTCTGTTGCTATGACGATGACAGTctatccaataggaaactacgTTACACACACAGAGTCCTTCCAGACGATCCTCCCTGGGGATTTGTTATTCCAACCCTGGTAGCAATAATCGAGTTGATGATTGACTCGAACAATTCCAGGCACTCCTTGGCTCTTCACTCAGGCAAAACAATAGGAACACATGCAGTCTACCAGTAATTCATTAACTGGGTCTCCTCTGTaagcacagtcatgtaaaagaccaaccacgtTGTCTGGGAATTTTTTCTTGGTAGTAAAACGGATAATAATTCCTAAACGTACATCCACACCAAAGTACTGTCTTCAACAGTGAAAATCAGTAGtgcattgcaatgcattgtgggtgaaGACGCTATCAAGGAAATTCCACACGTGTCATCACACTCAAACGACACGCAGCAGACCtaatcacatgacttacaatcGTTACCGGGGTTACAATAATGTGTTACAGCACAATGCACGATATTTTTTCTTAGATAACTAAATTCGTagcaatttaaattttatacgATTTTTCTGTTAATTAGATTAAATTGGTCAGTTTATAAAAAATGACACTGCTTGAAATACATTTGTGGTCACGATAATGTTACAAGAAATAGAATTACTGTCAGATATACATTTTTCCTCATCAGGAATACCTAATGTGAGTGGTCAGTTTGCTGAACCAGGGTCAATGCATATTCATATGACAGAGATCTCAATCATGGACGTTCAGGAGAACTACAAAAATTTGTAAGGGTAAAACGTGAAAGTCAGAGTCAGACATTGGTACCATTACGAAGGATGTTGATGTTGAGCATGAGGTAAGTTTGAGTATTACAACTTTATTTTTGGTACGAATGTTTCTATAAGCGACGTCAATAAATGATAATTACCGTTTAACACTTTGAATCATTATAATAATTAGATATGTCAGAATCCAAGCCAGTATACTCCTTAGGTCTATATATGAAAAAAGACTCACTAAATACTtaacatattttcttttcttttactttAAATTAAGGACACAACGATTTAAGAGTTAATCACTTCAATTACATGAGATTGGTTTGTTACTATTTGTCCaatttaaaagtagcttcctcCTGAAAATTACATGACTTCATTTTTAGCTAAAATTAACACAAGAGTTCACTTTTGACCAAATTTACTTCAACTTTTTGCTCTCACGATTATATCTAAGaagttcaaattttgttgtattaTATAGTCTGATGAGCCACGTTTCAAGAGACCAAAGCTTGAAGATGCAGTGCTTGAAGCTGGTGAGATATCTGATGTTACAGGTTGGATGACATCTTTTGCTTCTGCGGTGCTATTTTCAACAGCAGGATGCGTATGCACAGATCAAACAGAATGGCCGACTTCACCGaattaactttgaaatttacaaaatccattcacaaattttgaatacACCAGGATTTTGGTgtcataaacttaattcgatctACACGACATCGTTGCACATCTACATGAAATTTTTAATTACATCATTATGGACGTATATATACATTCCGACTTTGATTTCAATATGATTGTACAAAAGTCATTGTTTAATAATTTTGGCTTCCAATTATCTTTTCGGTGAATTTTACTTTTATTCCTGTTATACATTAAATAATATGAGAATTGTCAAATCCAACGTATATCCTATAAGTTTTCGTAAAGGCTCGCAAACAAGATACTTAAAATCCAATGACTAATCATGCAAATTCCAAAAGGGAGGGGGCAGAATTGGTTAAATCAATATTACTTTGTATTGAGAATCAAGACAATCTATCAGACAAAATTTGATAAtaggatttgaaaatatttcaaacatcagCATTTCATCTTTACCAAAGTGACAATTGTATTATctaaaactgaaaaagtttaaGATGGCTGCCTTTGTAGCTAGATGAGAGCAGTGTCCTTCTTATTCTTTCCTTTACTGCATTTCTTCTATTACAGATACACAATTACTAGCTTTCAAAACCCACAAAGCCTATAGACTCCTTCCATCTGCTGAGATGTACCTACCTACCATATTCAATGTTGACAACTACACAGCACTGAGAGGAGATCAGTGGGACTTCATACAATTCATGGTTAAGATGACAGAGAAGATTCAACACATCCTATCCACCAGACAGGAGATCTTGTCAGTGCTGGGAGTTAGAGAGTTCTTTGTCACTGACATTGACTGTGAAACACATGATTTGTATGGTAAGATGCAGCTGACTCAGTAACAAATTTGAAAGGTTGGCAGTCAACCGTATCCCTTCACTttgggtcctactaattaccaccaatgactgcccgtagctacctgaggactgcccgagaactgcccgagTAGCAAGTAGGCCAAATTTCGCCAATTTAACACTAAGCCAATAGCTTGAACTTATATCATGCCTGGCTAGccaaaaatttcattgatttttgttttctgtagtGGTTTAAAACGAAGCTTTGGTAGGCTGTCAAGCTGTACGCGCTGGCGAGGTTACTACCACCTCTcagactgaatggtatgatctcactatTAAGCTGACGACGTCCTTCAAGCCCAGTGTCTTCCGTGTTCTAAAAtcgccggagaaaacatcagtttaatgccaaatcaatgatattttttgttggctgggcatgatgtaaactgaacctattggcctagtgttaacatgggcgaaatttggcccactttttcctcgggcagccctcaggcagctacgggcagtcacaggcagtaattagtaggaccgttcACTTTGACTTGTTAGAATACACATTTTGTCATGCACATTCATTGACTGAACACGTCTTCTTTTTGCAGGTCTGGCAGATCAATTTCTCAAACATGGCAGAGCACCACTGTGTATCAAATCATCAGCTAAACCCTATAGTCTGAGTGTTAGGAGTTTGATTCCATATAAAGTCAGTCACacaatggtagatcagaaaggtcaaaggttatcagaATTAGATCAGACAGACTGGCACGAAGCATTTAAACTTGTACTGAAATATAGGGAAGAGGAAATCACTAAATTAAGGGGTAATTTATCAACAGTAGAAAATAGGGTAAGGCAGCTAAGAGTGAAAATACAGCACAGAACCAAGCTGTGCAAGAAAAGAAAAATCTAGAGTTGCAACTGAAACATGCTAAGCAAGAAGTAGAAATTGTACAGGGTCTGTTGAAGACAGAAACAGAAAAACTTCAAAGAGCAGAAACAGCATGTACAAAAGCTACATTAGGTTCAAGGCAAATTCAAGATAAGCTTACCATAGCAATGCAGGAAAAAGTAACTAGAGCAACAACTCGAAAATGTACAAGATatgaacaaaatacagaaactggCTTGTTAGGGCAGATGAAATAATAACAAGTCAGCTTGTGAGATTAAAGAATTAGAATCCAAAGGTAAACAAAGTGAGATTCCCAGAGTAGATAAGAGTACATGTACACCATCATTGCCTGAGAAGACTCTGGAACAGATATCAGAAGCCATATCAATAGGTAAGGTGAGGAGTATGGTGTCAATGAGTTAAGTGGAAAGATATGTGAGATCATTGTATACACTCTAGATATCAATATTCCAATAGGCAACCACAATGGTTGCCCTATATACAAATTGTACTAGTCTACATGTGAAATGTATTCAtggtaatttcaatatattaagtAGAGATAAAAAacactgtttacattagaaCAATGAGCTTGCTTTATGTCAAAGACCAAATCTTTATATCAATATAATCTAACCTAGGATATGTTTTGCATAAAAAGCTACTACATGTAACACCATAATTATAAACCAGCTGAGATTTGATTTTTTCATCTTCACCACACTGATGATGCTGCAACTGAAGAGACTAAGAAAAGAAGAACAGTATTACAAATGTAAACTGTTGTTCTCAATATTCTAAATCAGAGAACACCAATCATAGTGCAGACTATATATCATATGATTGATATACCTTTGTCTTTCATTCATTTCTATGCATTAATACATTCATGCATGTGATATAACCTTGAATCAGCATCACCAGAATCTGAAATGAAACCAACAGACAAAAGGGCTTCTGCTATGTCAGAATCACCATACAGACTTTTTTGTTTCAGAGGAAACTTCTTCCAGTGTTGAACCAAAGCCTATGGTGGTACAATTACATTGGTAAGATGAAGCCAGTTGAGGGTAAACATGGAGGTAAGAGTTGGACAAGTCTGagtgattgtttgtttgtaaagatATACTGTGTATTTTAGGCTAAAAAAGTATGTATTACTGTGTTCCCATTAGCCAAACCAACGCCGCCGGTAACTAACGGTTTTGATTGGTAAACACCTGTGGATTAACCCTTAATCTCTACTTATGTCCATACACGGAATTTCCTCCGGTGTTTTGAGGAAAACACCGTGTGTTTGCGCCCTCTACGTTCAATATATGTCTATAGTACAGGTTGgatataaacaacaatggcGGATGTCCAGGACGCAACTGTAGCGGCGTGTCTCCTGTATTTTCACCTTCATATGCGATCCAGACGGATTCAACAGTTCAATCGTCGCCTCAGGAATGCCCAGCAACATGGACACAACGTACTTCAGTTTGACCATGACGAGTACGCAAGAAATTTTAAGACGCCGTAGGCGATCGACCATGCGTTTCATGTACATGCTGCTTCAGCATTTAAACAAGGCATCGTTCTTCTACCTCTTCCACTTCGTCTGTTTGAGTCTGTCACTTCTTTAAACTTTGCTTTAAGGGCCTTCACTTTTCTGTGAATCTGATCGGCACTTCTGTTCAGTCCCTTTGCCATGGCTTTCTCTGCTAATGTACGATACACTAAGCTGTCTCTtgacgtgccgtccatcatCTGTTGAATCCAAGAATCTTTCCAGATGGAAATCAGGAGGGCTACTTCATCTTCCGACCAGTTATTTCCCCTGAAAGCTGGAGGGCATTGAACGGGAGCGAGAGATCTGTTGTCTTCCATGGTTCGTGTCGAGTCCAGCTATGCGTACTGTGCACTCGAGCTGATAGGTCAGAGGTAATGTTTTGGACAAAAGTCGTCGCGAGAGGGCGTTTACACCGTCGTTAACCGTTCTGACACACAATTTGCGTCGGCGCGCCGTTGCAGGTCTGACGAAATTCGACGCCGTAGATCGACGCCGTCGCAGCACCGTCGTTAACTGTTCTCACACGTGGGTTTTCGTCGTTGTTTACCATAACAACGGCATTCACGAACGTCGTTAAATGCTGTGTCAGAACGGCCCTTATGTCATTTGGCAAGGTGGGCGAGTTCATAGATAAGACTTTGCTAATTACAGTTGGTTGGATGGAGGAGGGGGATATCTTATCCCTATCTTAACAATTTTTCTTGGAATCGATAGTACATTCTGTTTTGAATTGCATCATATATGTTCAAAGGATATGATGCATTCATTATTATGGCGATCGTCCATGTacccgacacgaacacgaagtgtctgttaccggctaccaaaaagtatgaaaaatagtaaagaaacAAGCTACAAAAtcctatcagttttaagttgaaggtagaataagtctgtgcctttgtataaaatactataaaaatagtagaaagtgagcaaccagctgaaagttagtcgaggagacctttaCGCATataatttgcatctcattgtcggctacatggactgtgttgCCATTATTATCAACTGACAATATATTCATCAAGTTTTCTGAGTACAATGTTCAATATAGCAATTCCAATGGCATAAATATTTGTACAATGACTGACTAATAAGTTGACATTGAAGTTGAAGGGGACCAAGTTACATCAcagatattttgttattttgaaacagGAATTTGCTTTAATCAGTCTCAATCAATATTTTGCATCATCAAGGGGATATCATGcaatcaaaatcaatgtacaaGTGTCAGCTGTTTTCACATCAAAGACTTTTTAAGAAATTGTAAACTCCAGCTCAATCATTTCTATGATATCACACAATCAGGCTAGCAACTATGTATGTGTATGCTAATGGTAATATATTGTCCTCTAATTTGGCAAAACAGTCACACAGCAATGGTTATTGGACACACTGACTACCACTTCAAAATATATACTataaaatcttgatttttctcatttttatttttgacatgtaACTCAAGTCCATCATCACTCAATCATAACCAATTATACATCACCATACAAATGGTAATTTGTACTTTGAGTGAAACTTGAAAACAGGTCAGGCTGTTCATTCAACTTGAAGTTAACTGTAAACACAATCAAGAATATATCAAGTCTTCCATTGTAAGTTGATGTCTTGTAGTGAATAACTGCGTGATGATCTCATTGCTTGCCATTAGAGTCTTCATCTGTGAACAAACCATAATGATCAAGGGTATTTAGTATCTGCAAAGTTGATCCAAGTATCTCAGTATGAAAAATTTGCTAACATCTACCTTTGAGAAGCATTTGTTTCACCAGCAGTATCACATACCATCTGAAAGCTAAATTATCATAATTATAGGAATTTAGCTATGGGGCTAATTATAGCCCATATACACTATTAACGATATGTTGATGTGCTGACTCAAGTTTACTGGTATCATCACCTTATTAAATGTTCATCCTTAATTAGTCTAAAAGGCCCAGGTCTGTGTATCTAGACATGCTTTCAAGAGATGAACAAGAGACTATGAGTGACATCAAAATCAACATCACCAAG
The Ptychodera flava strain L36383 chromosome 3 unlocalized genomic scaffold, AS_Pfla_20210202 Scaffold_25__1_contigs__length_14229661_pilon, whole genome shotgun sequence DNA segment above includes these coding regions:
- the LOC139125258 gene encoding uncharacterized protein, which codes for MYLPTIFNVDNYTALRGDQWDFIQFMVKMTEKIQHILSTRQEILSVLGVREFFVTDIDCETHDLYGLADQFLKHGRAPLCIKSSAKPYSLSVRSLIPYKVSHTMVDQKGQRLSELDQTDWHEAFKLVLKYREEEITKLRGNLSTVENRVRQLRVKIQHRTKLCKKRKI